The genomic segment TAAAggtaaaaaaatagattaaagtgAAATCTGGGGAAACccattgtctcgaggagaaaaaacctcgtggtagaagattacaaataaaaaataaaaaagagaaaaggaTCAAAAGTCCTAGGCCCCTTCAGGCCGCTCCGACAAAGTCACCCCTTCGGCATCCTGCTCGActgcagcggaagtctccccagtctcagagggtgcctcttgttgaagtcgagccttaaacttctcgaggaagggctcccacacctccggtGCTAGGAAGGAAAAatcaccatcctggttgaaggcccaacaatggtaaagcatggcctccatggaggagctggaagatgccctctctgccacaagggcggccttggcctcctcaagctcgaccTTCGTAGCATCCAAGGCAACCTGTGTAGCCTCAGCCTCCAGTAGCTTAGCCCGGTTTGCCTCCAGATCAGCCTGCGCAGCGACCAAGGCGGCCTGCGTGACCTTCTCGCTTTCCCTGGCAGCcatcagggcagccttggcatctcgctcttgttgttgagcagaCGCGAGAGCAGCCTGAGTAGTCTGGAACTCGCCCTTGACCTCGTCAAACCTGGCCTTGGACCGAGCTATGCttcggtgtagagccaaagccgcctgcaaggtCAAAAGATGATAAGGCATGTGCTAtagaaaaagcaaagagaaccattgattaagcaaacttaccgtgagggttatccccagtgaagactccataacgttctcgaggctcctcgtctcaatctcccgcaagtcccttggggtggcattgtagcaatgatccaccatataggtcgcgatttcgtaaaccgtccctcgaaaggcctcggggattttctccagggcctgagtgTTGACCGGGATGCGCACAGTGGGAGTCAGAGCTGGCAAGGTCCCAGTTGGTACCTCCAGTTCCCAGTTAGAGaccggaggtcgcgggggaggtagGGGCATCTTATCTGCGGCGGGAGGAGCCTGGCCCTTCCCcttggcgggagacttggaggtggtcctgggagggggagttttcttggtcagccGAGGCTTCTTTACCAATGGTCCAGACGACCCGGAGGAAGGATTCCCCCCCTGGAAAATGGATCGCAGGACGTTGTCCCCAGGCTGtgacatctcctcgcctgaaacaaaGACAAGGATgcgttagtatgcatgtaaaaatacttgataaaaaaaaatctaaagaatgtattgaaaaggtcctaccctccgagctagaggaggaatctattgccacgacctccggccgtggagcttctacgggggagtctaagattataACTTCACGAATGAAAGGGGCTCTGGGTctggatccgcctcaggactggactcctctacatactgcctaagccccgaagctactacaccctccagaagggagggtcacgacctaaggttggtctcatactcctcaaaaaaggctgacctaaaagccagggcattgtctactactacagtgcccctagggcggcccatgtcatggcgcaacactagttgatcaacgcactggagtagagttatgttacGGTCTAAGTCATTTTGATGACGATGtacgagttggctggggttaaacctagcaagccgtaggtctgcagcagccctgtctaagtccttaaacaagtatgggttaccttggcaggaggggccggctgctgccccggactggatcCGCTCCGCGTCGACCCCCTGGGCGATCTCAAGAGCCCGCTTCCGACGCACGAGCGACACCTCGTCTTCCTCGTCCTGCTCGTCGCCATCCACAGCACCCCCCTCCGAGATGGGCGCCATTTCGC from the Humulus lupulus chromosome X, drHumLupu1.1, whole genome shotgun sequence genome contains:
- the LOC133805179 gene encoding uncharacterized protein LOC133805179; protein product: MSQPGDNVLRSIFQGGNPSSGSSGPLVKKPRLTKKTPPPRTTSKSPAKGKGQAPPAADKMPLPPPRPPVSNWELEVPTGTLPALTPTVRIPVNTQALEKIPEAFRGTVYEIATYMVDHCYNATPRDLREIETRSLENVMESSLGITLTAALALHRSIARSKARFDEVKGEFQTTQAALASAQQQERDAKAALMAARESEKVTQAALVAAQADLEANRAKLLEAEATQVALDATKVELEEAKAALVAERASSSSSMEAMLYHCWAFNQDGDFSFLAPEVWEPFLEKFKARLQQEAPSETGETSAAVEQDAEGVTLSERPEGA